In Geopsychrobacter electrodiphilus DSM 16401, a single window of DNA contains:
- a CDS encoding class II glutamine amidotransferase, with protein MCRVLGITHFDYVKHEQIVARFCELARSGQVMAEDPPGHEDGWGLAFYQNGKLVVHKSGVNLLKETDKVIGILSTARTSPLMILHLRKSAWTDTSNIRHAHPFYLGNSVFFHNGVVYDYQGLIPDISLPGLGADARDTEVFFYHVMSGKARELGQDFLDTATVIQQRHKFSALNCLFSDGVKLFAYRDFTKEPDYYSLYKAYAEDSCFISSEPLDERLQWAMMAKEEFLSIELGGRV; from the coding sequence ATGTGCAGGGTTCTGGGGATCACCCATTTTGATTATGTAAAACATGAGCAGATCGTCGCCCGTTTCTGCGAGCTCGCGCGCAGCGGCCAGGTCATGGCCGAAGACCCGCCCGGACATGAGGATGGCTGGGGATTAGCCTTCTACCAGAACGGGAAACTGGTCGTCCATAAAAGCGGGGTCAACCTGCTCAAAGAGACCGACAAGGTCATCGGCATCCTCAGTACCGCCCGGACCTCACCCCTGATGATCCTGCACCTGCGAAAATCAGCCTGGACCGACACCTCCAACATCCGACACGCCCACCCTTTTTATCTCGGCAACAGCGTATTTTTTCACAACGGCGTGGTCTACGACTATCAGGGGCTGATTCCCGACATAAGTCTGCCGGGACTCGGTGCAGACGCCCGCGATACGGAAGTGTTCTTTTATCACGTCATGAGTGGCAAGGCGCGGGAGCTGGGTCAGGATTTTCTTGATACGGCGACGGTTATCCAGCAAAGGCATAAATTTTCGGCCCTGAATTGCCTCTTCAGTGATGGCGTAAAATTATTCGCCTATCGTGATTTCACCAAAGAACCGGACTACTACTCGCTCTACAAAGCCTATGCTGAAGACTCCTGTTTTATCTCGTCTGAGCCCCTGGATGAGAGGTTGCAGTGGGCGATGATGGCGAAAGAAGAATTTTTGTCGATTGAGCTGGGAGGCAGGGTTTGA
- a CDS encoding spore maturation protein: MIKSIEYISLLIIPLFILFTVLYGTLKKVRVYDSFVAGAKEGPAIILKIFPYLLTIFVAIKGFQASGAFDYLRDAFYGVFSFLHIPIEAVSMAIIKPLSGSASTALFVDIVKTTGPDSMATHMSAIIMGSAETTFYVLAVYLGAVSIKKTRYLVPVCLISDFIGILVAVMVTRWFF, translated from the coding sequence ATGATCAAGTCGATTGAATACATCTCGCTGCTGATAATCCCGCTATTTATTCTGTTTACTGTGCTGTACGGAACGCTCAAAAAAGTCCGGGTCTACGACTCCTTTGTCGCCGGAGCCAAAGAGGGGCCGGCGATTATTCTCAAAATTTTCCCCTATCTGTTAACCATCTTCGTGGCGATTAAGGGTTTCCAGGCCTCAGGTGCTTTTGATTATCTCAGGGATGCCTTTTACGGCGTATTTTCCTTCCTGCATATCCCCATCGAAGCCGTCTCCATGGCGATCATCAAGCCACTCTCCGGTAGCGCTTCGACCGCACTGTTCGTGGACATCGTCAAAACCACCGGGCCCGACTCCATGGCCACCCATATGTCCGCCATCATCATGGGCAGCGCCGAGACCACCTTTTACGTGCTGGCCGTTTACCTGGGCGCCGTCAGCATCAAGAAAACCCGTTATCTGGTGCCGGTCTGTCTTATATCCGATTTTATCGGCATCCTTGTGGCAGTTATGGTGACCAGGTGGTTTTTCTGA
- a CDS encoding IPT/TIG domain-containing protein translates to MKRAVLALIVSLFLLPLTAFGVEITSIYPAVAFVGTPVTIIGGPFTSKVMVELGNQQIHPDLINPRQLIFITPQLPVGEYSLFLRDAGQASQQTYSLRIEFPPPSITSLTPASLDECATPEQQRVSLHGENIQKGAQLLLNGAVIPAAREEDLSYSFTPPTLPAGSYGVQLVNPDGKRSLPYTLEFNGRPEIESISEGENFVNYYQVIIRGKNFSHNSVLLVKEYPGGFSDYPPRQRFIPVQGRRTSPNGGTSREQAENVIYQDCHSLIYNRYPAFNQAMRIVFQVGNPDGRQTAPYETSLP, encoded by the coding sequence AGATCACCTCGATCTATCCCGCGGTTGCCTTTGTCGGGACTCCGGTCACGATCATTGGCGGCCCGTTCACTTCAAAGGTGATGGTCGAGCTGGGAAATCAACAGATTCACCCCGACCTCATTAACCCTCGTCAGTTGATTTTTATTACCCCCCAGCTTCCTGTCGGTGAATATTCCTTATTTCTGCGCGACGCAGGGCAGGCATCGCAGCAGACCTACAGCTTGCGTATCGAGTTTCCGCCCCCCAGCATCACCTCTTTAACTCCAGCCAGCCTGGACGAATGTGCGACACCGGAACAGCAGCGCGTCAGCCTGCACGGAGAAAATATCCAAAAAGGAGCGCAATTGCTTCTGAACGGAGCAGTGATCCCTGCTGCCCGGGAGGAAGATCTGTCTTATAGTTTTACCCCCCCGACTCTGCCAGCCGGGAGCTATGGCGTGCAGTTGGTGAATCCCGATGGGAAACGATCGCTGCCGTACACCCTTGAGTTCAACGGGCGGCCTGAAATCGAAAGCATCAGTGAAGGGGAAAATTTCGTGAATTATTATCAGGTCATCATTCGCGGCAAAAATTTCTCCCATAATTCAGTGCTGCTGGTCAAAGAGTATCCTGGCGGTTTTTCAGATTACCCCCCGCGGCAGCGCTTTATCCCGGTGCAGGGCAGAAGAACCTCACCCAACGGGGGCACATCCAGAGAACAGGCGGAAAACGTTATTTATCAGGATTGTCATAGCCTGATCTATAATAGATATCCCGCCTTCAACCAGGCTATGCGGATCGTTTTTCAGGTCGGCAACCCTGACGGCCGACAAACCGCACCCTACGAGACCTCACTGCCCTAG